A genomic region of uncultured Roseibium sp. contains the following coding sequences:
- a CDS encoding EAL domain-containing protein, with protein sequence MLGLGRQKSIKQKNLRDSASRRPQPDTFLDRIVARLSPKDDLNFEKPIRTVFLSFLGLIVCILVAQNISSEFRNLREPQEAIVNTAERLVMQQKELGADTLAEIFRILGNGTDLQDAIRARDERKVRRLAAALFASKAHRRDIVEFSIFSPDMTPVYPLEANPVAFGPAGARKIDPDEIAAGHYDGIELGPDKRFVVGVLRPWLSDGQLLGYLKLTTDIERSLALASTAIDAQIVKTSRLPGQNTDSADRTIHRVLGSFAPGGLDLEVFSNPGRGTGIEPFYIQDGRIYMVRDLPLALSGGGNDITLRVIKDVTHNMWAFLRGVLVSVLIGVGLSLITWAVIQRLLTGLQSSVQVTRHRLESEVRDYTDQLESNTSKLLEAQRIATVGSWERDLATNEVSATEEYFRIMHVDSQLPSHQIIDKVYAQIPEHERRAAQLMVQNAVEVCGEFDFEHSLIPENGKPRALHIRGYVEPGPDGKAAKVIGTVHDVTERTAAEQRNHLLANILESSLNEIFILDAATFRFRYANRCALNNLGYLPDSLQSMHLWDVNSIYNEDAIRHQVRPLLTGDLEGIAAETVHRRKDGSEYPVELRIQLLKDKDEDLFVIIANDVTERVMRETETREARVRAERLAYFDPLTKLSNRAGCQRDAKLRFERADKPGFLVHVDMDNFKRVNDTLGHLAGDYCLEETGRRLREVSRGLGTPYRWGGDEFVIIADNACADPNELFERARRLMRLPMEFNGNRFWPTVSMGIALCPEDGASFEDLLFNADLALYQSKESGKDRFTFFKSSMKTESETEARIERELQNAVKENQFFMVFQPQVNLRSQNITGIEALIRWDHPERGILSPAEFLPVVEKTSLAPVLGEIIIDRAFAAAKHWLVSGLDFGRISVNVSPSHLASGLLVEHFRAAMAKYEIGAERVTAEVLESVFLNDTRSGHLAALRELFELGVHIELDDFGTGYASLTHVADLPINGLKIDRSFTAQMIDDPRKEAVVNQLVHLARSLNVAVVCEGVETEAQYHRLRMMGDFSIQGYLIAEPMPLDQMTEWMTEASDDLYFVI encoded by the coding sequence GTGCTGGGTCTGGGCAGACAGAAGTCGATCAAACAGAAGAACTTGCGGGACAGCGCCTCTCGCCGGCCCCAACCCGACACCTTTCTTGACCGCATCGTTGCGCGGCTTTCTCCAAAAGACGACCTGAACTTCGAAAAACCGATCCGGACGGTGTTCCTGTCTTTCCTGGGGCTGATCGTATGCATCCTTGTGGCGCAGAACATATCGTCCGAATTCCGGAACCTGCGCGAGCCGCAGGAAGCGATCGTGAATACGGCCGAACGGCTGGTGATGCAGCAGAAAGAACTCGGAGCCGACACACTTGCGGAGATCTTCAGGATACTTGGCAACGGCACGGATCTTCAGGATGCCATTCGCGCGAGGGACGAGCGCAAGGTGAGGCGCCTGGCGGCGGCTCTCTTTGCTTCCAAGGCCCACCGTCGTGACATAGTCGAGTTTTCGATCTTCAGCCCCGACATGACGCCTGTCTATCCGCTGGAGGCAAATCCGGTCGCGTTCGGACCGGCAGGCGCCCGCAAGATCGATCCGGATGAAATTGCAGCCGGGCATTACGACGGAATTGAGCTCGGTCCCGACAAGCGCTTCGTCGTCGGTGTCCTGCGGCCCTGGCTGTCCGACGGGCAATTGCTCGGCTACCTGAAGCTGACAACCGACATCGAGCGCTCTCTTGCGCTTGCCAGCACGGCCATCGATGCCCAGATCGTGAAGACCAGCCGATTGCCGGGCCAAAACACAGACAGTGCCGACCGGACGATCCACAGGGTGCTTGGAAGCTTTGCACCCGGCGGACTTGATCTGGAGGTCTTTTCAAACCCCGGCCGGGGCACAGGAATTGAGCCGTTCTATATCCAGGATGGGCGGATCTACATGGTGCGCGACCTGCCTCTCGCCCTGTCCGGCGGCGGCAATGACATCACCTTGCGGGTCATCAAGGACGTCACGCACAACATGTGGGCGTTTCTCAGGGGTGTCCTCGTTTCGGTGCTGATCGGCGTGGGATTGTCGCTGATCACGTGGGCGGTGATCCAGCGCCTGCTGACCGGCCTGCAATCCTCTGTCCAGGTCACACGGCATCGCCTGGAATCGGAAGTTCGTGATTATACCGACCAGCTGGAAAGCAATACCTCCAAGCTTCTGGAAGCCCAGCGCATCGCCACGGTCGGCAGCTGGGAACGGGATCTTGCGACAAATGAAGTCAGTGCAACGGAAGAATATTTCCGGATCATGCATGTCGACAGCCAGCTGCCCTCGCACCAGATCATAGACAAGGTCTACGCGCAGATTCCCGAGCACGAGCGACGAGCGGCTCAACTCATGGTTCAAAACGCGGTCGAAGTGTGCGGAGAATTCGATTTCGAGCACTCGCTGATCCCGGAAAACGGCAAGCCGCGCGCCCTTCACATTCGCGGTTATGTAGAGCCCGGTCCGGACGGAAAAGCCGCGAAAGTCATCGGCACAGTGCACGACGTCACCGAGCGCACGGCGGCCGAGCAGCGCAACCATCTGCTCGCCAATATCCTGGAATCGTCGCTCAACGAGATCTTCATCCTTGATGCGGCAACGTTCCGGTTCCGATATGCCAACAGGTGTGCCCTGAACAATCTCGGCTACTTGCCGGACAGCCTTCAGTCCATGCATCTTTGGGATGTAAACTCGATCTACAACGAGGATGCCATAAGGCATCAGGTCCGGCCGCTCCTGACCGGAGACCTCGAGGGCATCGCGGCGGAAACCGTTCACCGGCGCAAGGACGGGTCCGAATATCCGGTCGAACTGCGCATTCAGCTGCTGAAGGACAAGGACGAGGACCTCTTTGTCATTATCGCGAACGATGTGACGGAAAGGGTCATGCGGGAGACCGAGACCAGAGAAGCGAGGGTGCGTGCAGAGCGGCTGGCCTACTTCGATCCGCTGACCAAACTCTCCAACAGGGCCGGTTGCCAGCGCGATGCGAAACTGCGGTTCGAACGGGCCGACAAGCCGGGCTTTCTGGTTCATGTCGACATGGACAATTTCAAGCGCGTGAACGATACGCTCGGCCACCTTGCGGGCGACTACTGTCTGGAAGAGACCGGCCGCAGACTGCGTGAGGTGTCGCGCGGGCTCGGCACACCCTATCGCTGGGGCGGCGACGAGTTTGTCATCATCGCGGACAATGCCTGCGCCGACCCCAATGAACTGTTCGAGCGCGCCCGGCGTCTCATGCGCCTGCCGATGGAGTTCAACGGCAACCGGTTCTGGCCGACGGTCAGCATGGGGATCGCGCTGTGCCCTGAAGACGGCGCGTCGTTCGAGGACCTTCTTTTCAATGCCGACCTTGCGCTCTACCAGTCGAAGGAAAGCGGCAAGGACCGGTTCACGTTCTTCAAGTCCAGCATGAAGACGGAAAGTGAGACCGAGGCAAGGATCGAGCGCGAACTGCAAAATGCGGTCAAGGAAAACCAGTTCTTCATGGTCTTTCAGCCGCAGGTCAATTTGCGTTCCCAGAACATCACCGGTATCGAAGCACTGATACGCTGGGACCATCCCGAGCGCGGCATCCTTTCGCCGGCGGAGTTCCTTCCGGTTGTCGAGAAAACCAGCCTCGCCCCGGTTCTCGGCGAAATCATCATCGACAGAGCCTTTGCCGCCGCCAAACATTGGCTGGTCAGCGGGCTCGACTTCGGCCGCATCTCGGTAAACGTTTCTCCCTCTCACCTCGCCTCCGGGCTTCTGGTGGAGCATTTCAGGGCCGCAATGGCGAAATACGAGATCGGTGCGGAGCGCGTTACCGCCGAAGTTCTGGAGTCCGTTTTCCTGAACGACACCCGTTCCGGCCACCTGGCGGCGCTCCGGGAGCTGTTCGAGCTTGGTGTTCATATCGAGCTCGATGATTTCGGCACCGGCTATGCATCGCTGACCCACGTCGCCGACCTGCCGATCAACGGACTGAAGATAGACCGCTCGTTCACCGCCCAGATGATCGATGACCCGCGAAAGGAAGCGGTTGTCAACCAGCTGGTCCATCTTGCAAGATCCCTGAACGTCGCAGTCGTGTGCGAAGGTGTCGAGACCGAGGCGCAATATCACCGTTTGCGCATGATGGGTGACTTCTCCATCCAGGGGTATCTGATCGCCGAACCGATGCCGCTTGACCAGATGACCGAGTGGATGACAGAGGCATCCGACGATCTTTATTTCGTCATCTGA
- a CDS encoding alpha/beta hydrolase, whose protein sequence is MELPDLFPNFDTRIVRAKSTDFFCRIGGSGPPLLLLHGYPQSHVIWHKIAPRLANRFTLIMPDLPGYGQSSIPPRTADHATYSKRAWAEAITEMMRLLGHETFFLAGHDRGARVGYRLALDFPGSVTKLAVLDILPTSDYWDLMDRGFGLKIYHWMFLAQPFPFPEKMISAAPVRFLEHTLASWTAAKTLDCFSEGALEHTRDWFCRPDRISASCEDYRAGATIDYAHDKADRDAGSTISADVLVLWGKKGIASSVDDPLAVWRRWSNDAQGISLPGGHFLPEEAPDETADALLSYFGG, encoded by the coding sequence ATGGAACTGCCGGACCTGTTTCCTAATTTCGACACCAGGATCGTTCGCGCGAAAAGCACGGATTTTTTTTGCCGCATCGGGGGATCGGGGCCGCCCCTTCTGCTCCTCCACGGTTACCCCCAGTCCCATGTCATCTGGCACAAGATTGCGCCACGTCTGGCAAACCGCTTCACGTTGATCATGCCCGACCTCCCCGGTTATGGACAGTCATCGATCCCGCCGAGGACAGCCGATCACGCAACGTATTCCAAACGCGCCTGGGCGGAGGCGATCACCGAAATGATGCGTCTCCTCGGCCACGAGACATTCTTTCTGGCGGGGCATGACCGGGGGGCACGCGTCGGCTACAGGCTTGCGCTCGATTTTCCCGGTTCGGTCACGAAGCTGGCCGTGCTCGATATCCTGCCGACATCGGATTACTGGGACCTCATGGACCGCGGCTTCGGCCTCAAGATCTATCACTGGATGTTTCTTGCGCAGCCGTTTCCGTTTCCGGAAAAGATGATTTCGGCCGCGCCCGTGCGTTTTCTCGAGCATACGCTCGCAAGTTGGACAGCTGCGAAAACCCTCGACTGCTTCTCGGAAGGTGCACTCGAACATACGAGGGACTGGTTCTGCCGGCCTGACCGCATCTCCGCGAGCTGCGAGGATTACCGTGCAGGCGCAACGATCGACTATGCTCACGACAAGGCAGACAGGGACGCCGGAAGCACGATTTCCGCCGATGTTCTGGTGCTTTGGGGCAAGAAGGGCATTGCGTCGAGTGTCGATGATCCGCTGGCGGTCTGGCGCCGCTGGAGCAATGATGCCCAGGGCATATCTCTTCCGGGCGGGCATTTTCTGCCCGAAGAAGCTCCTGACGAGACAGCGGACGCGTTGCTGAGCTATTTCGGCGGCTGA
- the purD gene encoding phosphoribosylamine--glycine ligase: MKLLLIGSGGREHALAWALAKSPKLTKLFAAPGNAGIADLAEIAQIDVADHQAVIAFCKSNAVDLVVVGPEAPLVAGLVDDLDAAGIKAFGPTQAAAQLEGSKAFTKGVCDEAAIPTAAYGRFTNREEALAYLQKEGAPIVVKADGLAAGKGVVVAMSLAEAEDAVKACFDGSFGDAGAEVVIEEFLDGEEASFFVLSDGSNALALATAQDHKRAHDGDEGPNTGGMGAYSPAPVMTQALIDRVMADIISPTISTLAARGTPFKGVLYAGLMITSDGPKLIEYNTRFGDPECQVLVMRLKSDLLELLVDSVEGRLGTARAEWHDQAALSVVMAANGYPAAYKKGTEIRGLEQMGSDVLQVFHAGTTRDDGRLLANGGRVLNVTALGKSVADAKANAYDAIDKIDWPDGFCRSDIGWRAIAREAQNED; this comes from the coding sequence ATGAAACTCCTGCTTATCGGCTCCGGCGGCCGTGAACACGCTTTGGCATGGGCACTCGCCAAGTCCCCGAAACTGACAAAGCTCTTTGCCGCTCCCGGCAATGCCGGAATTGCCGATCTGGCGGAGATCGCGCAAATCGATGTCGCCGACCACCAGGCCGTCATAGCGTTCTGCAAGTCAAACGCGGTCGACCTGGTCGTGGTCGGACCCGAGGCGCCACTCGTCGCAGGCCTTGTCGACGACCTGGACGCCGCGGGGATCAAGGCCTTCGGACCGACACAAGCCGCCGCGCAACTGGAGGGGTCCAAGGCATTCACGAAAGGCGTGTGCGACGAGGCCGCCATACCGACAGCCGCCTACGGGCGCTTCACCAACCGGGAAGAGGCGCTCGCGTATCTGCAAAAGGAAGGCGCCCCGATTGTCGTGAAGGCGGACGGTCTTGCCGCCGGCAAAGGCGTCGTGGTGGCCATGTCCCTCGCCGAAGCCGAAGACGCCGTGAAAGCGTGTTTCGACGGCTCGTTCGGCGACGCAGGCGCGGAAGTCGTCATCGAGGAATTTCTCGACGGGGAAGAAGCGAGCTTCTTCGTCCTGTCCGATGGCAGCAATGCGCTTGCGCTGGCAACCGCCCAGGATCACAAGCGCGCCCATGACGGTGACGAGGGTCCCAACACGGGCGGCATGGGGGCCTATTCGCCGGCTCCGGTGATGACGCAGGCTCTGATCGACCGGGTGATGGCGGACATCATCTCGCCAACGATCAGCACGCTGGCCGCGCGCGGTACACCCTTCAAGGGGGTGCTCTACGCGGGGCTCATGATCACGAGCGACGGCCCCAAACTTATTGAATACAATACACGTTTCGGCGATCCGGAATGCCAGGTCCTGGTCATGCGCCTGAAGAGCGACCTTCTGGAACTCCTGGTCGACAGCGTCGAGGGACGTCTCGGCACCGCGCGTGCAGAATGGCACGACCAGGCAGCCCTCAGCGTCGTCATGGCCGCGAACGGATATCCGGCGGCCTACAAGAAAGGCACGGAGATCCGAGGGCTTGAGCAGATGGGATCGGATGTTCTGCAGGTCTTTCACGCCGGCACGACGCGCGATGACGGACGCCTGCTCGCCAACGGTGGACGGGTTCTGAACGTGACCGCGCTCGGCAAGTCGGTCGCGGACGCGAAAGCGAATGCCTATGATGCAATCGACAAGATCGACTGGCCGGACGGCTTCTGCCGAAGCGACATCGGATGGCGCGCGATTGCACGTGAGGCGCAAAACGAAGACTGA
- the ubiA gene encoding 4-hydroxybenzoate octaprenyltransferase produces the protein MFFSTRDTGPVADAVKRHWVDTKLPAGLRPYARLARWERPIGWWLLLWPCWWSAALAAVAAGNALPNLWHLVLFFVGAVAMRGAGCTYNDIVDVDIDSKVERTRSRPIPAGQVTKSQARIFLLVQALLGFLVLIQFNPFSIALGIASLVPVAIYPFMKRVTDWPQLFLGFAFSWGALMGWAAEFGSLALTPVLLYFGGICWTIGYDTIYAHQDKEDDALVGVRSTARLFGSHTKAALIVLYALATVLFGLAAAFADAGPAAFAGIIAGAIHLLWQVIVLDIDDGDQCLKLFRSNSTYGWIVFAGFVADALIGATL, from the coding sequence ATGTTTTTCTCCACCAGGGACACCGGACCGGTCGCGGATGCGGTAAAGCGGCACTGGGTCGACACGAAACTGCCGGCAGGACTGCGGCCTTACGCACGGCTCGCCCGTTGGGAGCGGCCCATCGGCTGGTGGCTGCTGCTCTGGCCGTGCTGGTGGTCGGCGGCGCTTGCTGCCGTTGCAGCGGGGAACGCCCTGCCAAACCTCTGGCACCTTGTTCTCTTTTTCGTCGGCGCTGTTGCCATGCGTGGAGCCGGCTGCACCTATAACGACATCGTCGATGTCGATATCGATTCGAAGGTGGAGCGGACGCGCTCGCGCCCGATACCGGCGGGGCAGGTGACCAAGTCGCAGGCCAGGATCTTCCTCCTCGTGCAGGCCCTGCTGGGCTTCCTCGTGCTCATCCAGTTCAACCCGTTCTCGATTGCGCTCGGGATTGCCTCGCTCGTGCCTGTTGCCATCTACCCTTTCATGAAGCGCGTCACGGACTGGCCGCAGCTCTTCCTGGGGTTTGCGTTTTCCTGGGGGGCGTTGATGGGATGGGCCGCCGAATTCGGATCGTTGGCGCTGACACCGGTGCTGCTTTATTTCGGCGGTATCTGCTGGACGATCGGTTACGACACCATCTACGCGCACCAGGACAAGGAAGATGATGCACTGGTGGGGGTCCGGTCGACCGCGCGGCTATTCGGCTCCCATACCAAGGCGGCGCTCATCGTGCTCTATGCGCTTGCCACCGTGCTCTTCGGTCTCGCCGCCGCTTTTGCCGACGCAGGACCTGCCGCATTTGCCGGCATCATCGCGGGAGCGATTCATCTGCTCTGGCAGGTCATCGTCCTGGATATCGACGATGGCGACCAGTGCCTGAAGCTGTTCCGTTCCAACAGCACATATGGGTGGATCGTGTTTGCGGGCTTTGTCGCCGATGCGTTGATTGGCGCAACGCTCTAG
- a CDS encoding DUF6101 family protein, protein MRRQTEKQVPAAAGSIAETQLQPGCLPVQFTQRLESRPGTPSLPAEIFLDQTRVVYKRRVAGVPVNVVVPITGFDGVMVRIVPGQMAGSVVTALILKHPDSALSITLAETENSDELAILWSRWAHTLKLPMLVCDLGGDVKPIDAYSATSSDRPAPRRKLRLLTGRRPRFLNKRSAGRKDQTAANFAHEREIIART, encoded by the coding sequence TTGAGACGTCAAACAGAAAAACAGGTGCCAGCGGCAGCCGGGAGCATTGCAGAAACACAACTGCAGCCCGGTTGCCTGCCGGTCCAATTCACGCAGAGACTCGAATCCCGTCCCGGTACACCTTCTCTTCCTGCCGAAATCTTTCTCGATCAGACGCGGGTCGTCTACAAACGGCGTGTCGCCGGCGTGCCCGTCAACGTGGTTGTGCCCATCACTGGATTCGACGGCGTCATGGTCCGCATCGTTCCAGGCCAGATGGCCGGCAGCGTCGTCACGGCCCTTATCCTGAAACATCCCGACAGCGCTTTGTCGATCACGCTCGCGGAGACAGAAAACTCTGACGAACTCGCGATCCTGTGGAGCCGTTGGGCACACACGCTGAAACTGCCTATGCTGGTCTGCGACCTCGGCGGCGACGTCAAACCGATTGACGCCTACAGCGCCACGTCCTCGGACCGTCCCGCGCCACGCCGCAAACTGCGTTTGCTGACCGGACGCCGGCCCCGTTTCCTGAACAAACGGTCAGCGGGAAGAAAAGACCAGACAGCTGCCAATTTCGCGCATGAACGCGAAATCATCGCACGCACCTGA
- a CDS encoding TldD/PmbA family protein, which yields MSEMIDQSDLQSRAVRLVEAARKAGADSCDAVAVTGVSLSVDVREGKVEETERAEGDDVTLRVFVGRKTAAVSANQLDDADMLAERAVAMARVAPEDPYAGLADDGLLVRQLPALELLDSKELTADALAEIALEAEAAGLAVPGVSKSGGAGASWRLAGVVLATSHGFQGAYMTSRYGMSMTAVAGDGTGMERDYDFDSRTYFEDLDGPADIGRRAGERAVRRLNPQKLSTRTTNVIYESRAARSILGHLTGAINGASIARKTSFLKDRMGEAVFAPGIRVVDDPFKRRGAATRPFDGEGTAASVLNMIDDGVLQHWFLDGASARELGLAPNGRAHRSGSGTSPGATNVTLMPGDKSMEQLMADAGSGLLVSDLIGHGVNGVTGDYSRGAAGFWFENGEIVEPVSEITIAGNLNDMFKRLVPGSDLDNRYSAATPSVMIEGMALAGS from the coding sequence ATGTCGGAAATGATTGATCAGAGCGACCTGCAGTCGCGCGCGGTACGCCTCGTCGAAGCGGCACGCAAAGCCGGTGCGGACTCCTGCGATGCCGTTGCAGTAACGGGCGTGTCCCTCTCCGTCGATGTCCGCGAAGGCAAGGTTGAAGAGACAGAGCGCGCGGAAGGGGATGATGTCACCCTGCGCGTGTTCGTCGGCAGGAAAACGGCTGCCGTTTCGGCAAATCAGCTGGATGACGCCGATATGCTGGCCGAACGCGCGGTGGCCATGGCGCGCGTCGCTCCGGAAGATCCCTATGCGGGCCTCGCAGACGATGGCCTGCTAGTCAGGCAGCTGCCGGCGCTCGAACTTCTCGACAGCAAGGAATTGACCGCGGATGCGCTTGCGGAGATCGCGCTGGAAGCCGAGGCCGCGGGACTGGCGGTGCCGGGCGTTAGCAAATCCGGCGGGGCAGGAGCCTCCTGGCGTCTTGCCGGTGTGGTGCTGGCCACCAGCCACGGCTTCCAAGGCGCTTACATGACCTCGCGCTATGGCATGTCGATGACCGCGGTGGCCGGCGACGGGACCGGAATGGAGCGCGACTACGACTTTGACAGCAGAACCTATTTCGAGGATCTCGACGGTCCGGCAGACATCGGACGCCGAGCCGGGGAACGGGCCGTGCGCCGCTTGAACCCGCAGAAGCTGTCGACGCGAACAACCAACGTCATTTATGAATCGCGCGCCGCGCGCAGCATTCTCGGCCACCTGACCGGCGCCATCAACGGTGCCTCGATCGCGCGAAAGACCAGTTTCCTGAAGGACCGGATGGGTGAAGCGGTGTTTGCACCGGGCATTCGGGTGGTGGACGATCCGTTCAAGCGCCGGGGAGCGGCAACGCGCCCCTTCGACGGCGAGGGGACGGCTGCCTCCGTGCTCAACATGATCGACGATGGCGTGTTGCAGCACTGGTTTCTGGACGGCGCTTCGGCGCGCGAATTGGGTCTTGCACCCAATGGGCGCGCGCACCGGAGCGGCAGCGGCACGTCGCCCGGTGCCACGAATGTAACCCTGATGCCCGGTGACAAATCCATGGAACAGCTGATGGCAGACGCTGGAAGCGGCCTGCTTGTGTCCGATCTCATCGGTCACGGTGTCAATGGCGTCACCGGCGACTACTCGCGCGGCGCAGCCGGTTTCTGGTTCGAGAACGGAGAGATCGTCGAACCTGTCAGCGAAATCACGATTGCCGGCAATCTCAACGACATGTTCAAGCGTCTTGTTCCCGGCAGCGATCTCGACAATCGATATTCCGCTGCGACGCCCTCCGTCATGATTGAAGGAATGGCGCTTGCCGGAAGCTGA
- a CDS encoding 3'(2'),5'-bisphosphate nucleotidase CysQ yields the protein MPEAELHDRAHEPDADIDLLEAAARQAGELALGYFGQGLETWFKGNNRSPVSEADIAVDRFLADRLLTERPDYGWLSEETADNRARLTCERVFIVDPIDGTRAFLAGGDEWTVSVAVVEGGRPVAGAVFCPIRKEMFTARAGGGAFLNGSRIAVSDRLDVSGATLTGPHSIVANRDVLGAGFQKTEFFRSLAYRLVVIAAGRIDVGTARGGPSDWDLAAADLVVQEAGGALTDVDGNVLTYNRPRTGHPALIAASTGLIGPVRAVLGDILR from the coding sequence TTGCCGGAAGCTGAACTCCACGACCGGGCGCATGAGCCGGACGCAGACATCGACTTGCTGGAAGCCGCTGCACGCCAGGCCGGGGAGTTGGCGCTCGGCTACTTCGGACAGGGTCTTGAAACCTGGTTCAAGGGAAACAACAGGTCACCTGTCTCCGAAGCGGACATTGCCGTCGACCGGTTCCTTGCAGACCGCCTTTTGACGGAGCGCCCGGATTACGGCTGGCTGTCTGAAGAGACCGCCGACAACCGGGCCAGGTTGACATGCGAGCGCGTGTTCATCGTCGACCCGATCGACGGAACACGCGCCTTTCTTGCAGGCGGTGATGAATGGACCGTGTCCGTTGCCGTCGTAGAGGGTGGCCGACCGGTTGCGGGCGCCGTGTTCTGTCCCATCCGGAAGGAAATGTTTACGGCGCGCGCCGGAGGTGGCGCGTTTCTGAACGGGAGCAGGATCGCCGTCTCGGATCGGCTTGACGTGTCCGGAGCGACACTGACCGGGCCCCATTCGATTGTTGCGAACCGGGATGTGCTCGGGGCAGGTTTTCAGAAGACGGAGTTCTTCAGGTCCCTTGCCTACAGGCTGGTGGTGATCGCTGCGGGGCGCATCGACGTGGGAACGGCACGCGGTGGTCCGAGCGACTGGGATCTCGCCGCCGCCGATCTCGTGGTTCAGGAAGCCGGCGGAGCGCTGACGGACGTGGACGGCAACGTTTTGACCTACAATCGGCCCCGGACGGGGCACCCGGCATTGATCGCGGCATCGACCGGGCTTATAGGACCAGTGCGTGCAGTTCTCGGGGACATTCTCCGTTAG
- a CDS encoding DUF4170 domain-containing protein: MSETDTPKQLLHLVFGGELETPEGLTFRDLDELDIVGIYPNYAEAYTAWKARAQATVDNAHMRYFIVHMHRLLDPDTAE; the protein is encoded by the coding sequence ATGAGCGAGACAGACACCCCGAAACAGCTTTTGCACCTTGTCTTTGGCGGTGAGCTGGAAACGCCCGAAGGCCTGACATTCCGGGATCTGGACGAGCTGGACATCGTCGGCATCTACCCGAACTACGCGGAAGCCTATACGGCCTGGAAAGCCAGGGCACAGGCAACAGTCGACAATGCACACATGCGCTACTTCATCGTGCACATGCATCGTCTTCTGGATCCGGACACGGCGGAATAG
- a CDS encoding lysophospholipid acyltransferase family protein produces MIKRLGRHPWVLASVGSLMAAWLKLVYYTNRFVIEPEGVHDETEEQLPVIVAMWHGQHFMVPFAKPRHWPAKVMISRSADGEVNAIAASKFGLGLIRASGGRNARQIKKRGGMRGFIEAVRSLKDGYSIAMTADVPKGPSRKAGEGIVQLAKHSGRPILPVAVATSRSVELDSWDKASVNLPFGRGSIAVGDLIWVPAETEDDALEAYRLEVEDGLNAATKRAYELVGRSDG; encoded by the coding sequence ATGATCAAACGCCTTGGCCGCCATCCCTGGGTACTGGCTAGTGTCGGCTCGTTAATGGCCGCGTGGCTGAAACTCGTCTATTACACCAACCGGTTTGTAATAGAGCCTGAGGGCGTGCACGATGAAACCGAAGAACAGCTTCCGGTGATTGTTGCGATGTGGCACGGACAGCATTTCATGGTGCCTTTTGCGAAACCGCGGCACTGGCCGGCCAAGGTCATGATCTCCCGGTCGGCTGACGGGGAGGTGAACGCGATTGCCGCAAGCAAGTTCGGCCTCGGCCTGATCAGGGCGTCCGGGGGGCGGAACGCCCGCCAGATCAAGAAACGCGGCGGCATGCGGGGGTTCATCGAGGCCGTCAGATCCCTGAAGGACGGGTACAGCATCGCCATGACCGCCGATGTTCCGAAAGGGCCGTCGCGCAAGGCGGGCGAAGGTATCGTGCAGCTCGCCAAGCATTCCGGACGCCCCATCCTGCCGGTTGCCGTTGCGACGAGCCGCAGTGTCGAACTCGATAGCTGGGACAAGGCCAGCGTCAATCTGCCCTTCGGTCGCGGCAGCATCGCCGTGGGCGATCTGATCTGGGTACCTGCGGAAACGGAAGATGACGCGCTCGAGGCCTATCGTCTGGAGGTTGAAGACGGTCTGAACGCCGCCACAAAGCGTGCCTACGAACTGGTCGGCAGGTCGGATGGCTGA